The sequence CGGATATTTCGCGCCTGTCCGCCTGACACGCACTGACAAATGAGACCGCCGGCCATGTAGCCGGCGGCACGCGAGTTGCATCAGCCGCATACCCCGACACAGAGAGGCTGCACATGAAACTCATCGTTCTGGACCGCGACGGCGTCATCAATCACGACTCCGCACAGTTCATCAAGTCGCCCGAAGAATGGAAGCCCATTCCCGGTAGCCTGGAGGCCATCGCACGCCTGAACCAAGCCGGCTGGCGCGTGGCGCTCGCCACCAACCAGAGCGGCGTGGGCCGCGGCCTCTTCGACATGGATACGCTCAACGCCATCCACGAGAAGATGGTGCGCGCGCTGGCTGCCGTCGGTGGCCGCATCGATGCGATCTTCTTCTGCCCGCATGCGGCGGATTCCACCTGCAATTGCCGCAAGCCGCGCGCCGGCATGCTCGAAGACATCTCGCTGCGCTTCAACGTCGACATGAACGGCGTGCCCACCGTGGGTGACAGCCTGCGCGACCTGGAGGCCGGCATGCTCGTCGGCTGCAAGCCCTATCTGGTGCTGACGGGCAAGGGCGAGCGCACCGCCAAGGACGCCCGCCTGCCCGAAGGCACGCAGATCTTTCCCGATCTGGCAGGCGTCGTCGCCCAACTGACCGCCTGAGTCCGCATGCGTTTTCTGCGTTCCGCCCTGTTCCTGCTGCTGCAGCTCGTGGTGACTGTCCCGTACGCGCTGCTGGCGGTGCTCACCTTCCCCTTCAAGCCCTTCACCCGCTACCACATCATCATGGGCTGGTGCCGGCTCAATGTGTGGATGATCCGCCATGTGCTGGGCATCACCTGGCGGATCGAGGGCTGGGATAACCTGCCCAAGCGCTCTGCGGTGATCCTTGCCAAGCACCAGTCGGCGCTGGAGACCATCCTCTTCCCGGTGCTCTTCCCGCCGCAGAGCTTCGTGCTCAAGCGTGAGCTGCACTGG is a genomic window of Niveibacterium sp. SC-1 containing:
- the gmhB gene encoding D-glycero-beta-D-manno-heptose 1,7-bisphosphate 7-phosphatase, translating into MKLIVLDRDGVINHDSAQFIKSPEEWKPIPGSLEAIARLNQAGWRVALATNQSGVGRGLFDMDTLNAIHEKMVRALAAVGGRIDAIFFCPHAADSTCNCRKPRAGMLEDISLRFNVDMNGVPTVGDSLRDLEAGMLVGCKPYLVLTGKGERTAKDARLPEGTQIFPDLAGVVAQLTA